The DNA sequence AATATACCAAGACGATTATTTCTTAATTTGAAGTCCCTATCCTATACATTTTGACGAAACGCAACGTTCTCACACACAGAGCCTGCCCGTCCTATTTAAGAAACTATCAGAGATTAGGATAGCGCGTTCCAAAACTATTAGCAAAAATATGAGAAGTTTCTGTCATTTCTGAGTATGTACAATGAAATGTCCAAGGATTTAAAATGTaattgtatgaaattatctcgaCAATAGTCTTTCGAAAAACTTAACACTGGAATCTGCATACAGCACTGTATCGAATAGAATTATAATCATTGACTCAACTGAGCGGTGATTTCATAATGACAACGATACTTTGGAGATTTGATGGTTTCCAGTTAGGATATATATGCCGATTAAGTGTCTCAATGAAAAAGCAATGGGGTATTTAAATAACGCACAGAATAAGACGTGTTCAGCGGAGCACAGTTCTTAGTACAGTTGGTCATCAGACGAATGTCCACGGTTTTGGGGCTCTGCTAGTATTAAAGAGAATTTAGCAGTTTTAAATCATAAATTGAAAAGGACCTGTCCTGTCGAACAGTAATGGAAAGTCTGATTCattcttgaatatttaattcgCATGTGTAGGATTTGACTGCGTATGTTTCGTTATCCGTTAGGAAAATTGTAAATGGTGTGTCCTTGGTAACAGCTATGCTCAGCGGCCATTTGAAGCCATCCCTTCGTAGAAGCAAACAGGCGAGGAAGAGACCCGACTTGTCGAATTTCTGCACTCTGTGGTTCGGTTTGTCACAGACATAGATGTTGTCGTCCCTGTCCACTGCGATGCCCAATGGGTCTTGCATGTTGTACAACTCTTCCCCTCTGCCGCCGATTTTGAATAGGAACTCACCTTCCGCGCTCAGCACTTGGACCCTAAGATTACTGGAATCCGAAACGACGACGTCTCCACTGCTGTTTGTGGTCACGAAAGTCGGGTTTCTGAATTGGCCAGGCTGTCTGCCCAGACTTCCAACGGCCTTGACGTAAGTGTACTGGCCACTGTCAGAGTCGTACTGGAAGATGTGTAGACGGTGTTTATTCTCTTCCGTTGCGTATAACTTGTCAGTGACGTCGCTCATGGCGATGCCGAAGGCCGATTCAAGATGCCCTTCGCCGATGATATTTCGCCGTCGTCCGTTCATATCACATTCGACTATCGGGTGTTTTTTGCAAAAGGTTGGAATGGACTCGTTCGCGAATAGATACGTGCCACTTGGGGATACCGCTACGCATTTTGGCCTGAAgcaataaaatgtacacttcGCGTCTACTTTAATGGTATTCTCCAGGACGAGGCTTTGATTAAACCGGTGAACCTCGAGTGACCCCGAGCCGTCGACGACAATGAGCTTACCCTCTTTATCCAAGGCCAGGAAAGATGGTTTTTCGCGAAAAAAGTCGTTTCCCATCGTATGGGGATTTTCCGCGTAATATTTCATCTGACTGTATGTTAGAGAATCACTTTTGTACTTTGAACACTTATATTGGAACGCCGAACCAACTGTAAAGGTGTACGGAGATCCAGTGACGTCCTGATTGCGTAGCCTCACACTCACTTCATACTCGCCGTGCTTTTCAACTGGAAATGTTATTCTATGGGTCTTGCCGTCACCTGTCAAATTCTCTAACGACGGAGTCAACTTTTTCTTCTCAGGGTCTTTGACGTCACACTTCATGTCTTCGCTGTCGCCATAAACAGCGCCCCCTTTGAAATCCCGAACAGTGATATCGAACGAGACTTGGTCGTTTACTCTTATTTCGTGGGGCGGTCTTGTCGGTTTCACGGACGAGGCTGCAGGATTGTTTCGGTGGTAGAGATGAAAGGTGTCCGGTTCGCTCTGGTAGGAAACCTGAAAAGACGTTTCAAACTTACTGATGTTTTCTATATGCATTTCTGCCGTCTTATACTCGGTCATCAGCTTATCGTCGCTGTCGATTTGAGGAAGGCCCTTCAGATAACGTGCACTTTGCTCGGCGTTTTCCGCCTGTTTCCGGAGAGCCGATGTTCCGTCAATCGTTTCTTTCATAATATCCTCGTACTGATCGTTCAGTCTCGTTTTCAGCGCAGCTTTTTCCGTTTCATCTTTTTCTAGCTCTGTGATTTCTTTATCTTTCTTCAAAAAGTCTGACTTTACCATTTCGGCTACCTCTTTTGCCCTTTCAAGGCTTGCACGAATTTCGACAATCTTTTCCTGCAGCTTCGGTAAGTTGAGTCCGATACGATGACGCAGTCTCCGTGCCACCTCCCTGGTATCCGTGACGAAGCACCGTTCCTCCTGGTGTTTTACGATCGAGCAAGCCGAACAGATGAACTCCCGGCAGTGGGCGCAGTAAAGATTCGCATGCGCGTTGTGATCGTCGCAGTACAACTTTTCTTCTTCGGAAGCAGTCACGGCTTTAAGGATACTCTTGAACAACTCTATGTGATCGGCGTCCGCTTTCGCCCAATCTAGAAGTTCATTGGTGTACCTCTCTTCCAGCTCCCTGTCCATCGCGTCGGTTTTCAACCAATCCACATCGGCCTTCTTGGCGCCAAGGCGTACCAGTGCGTCACTGACATCACCCCAGAATCCGTGAAAATGGATGTCATCCACGCTTGCGGTTTGACCGTGACAGAGCTTGTTTCGGTAGAACTTGATACGTGCGATGTCGGCTCCGACGCTCTTGTCGACAGGCCGCGGCAGCTTGTCCCATCCGTCCTGCGGCTGTTTCAGTTTGCATATGTTGCGCAGCAAAATCATGAGTAGAGTAATGTCGAAATTGACCGAGTTGACCGCGCTGGACGGCGTCGGGTACAGCATATCATACTGTTTTTGCGTTATGATTTTTCGTTTCAGAACAGACTTCAGGTTGCTCTGAGTTTTCGGGTCGGCTAAATTTGTGGCTAGCTGGCTTGGTGGGTGAATCGTATCGAATACCTGGCGCAGCGCCTTCGTGCCGCCCTCGATGAGCAGTCGACAGAGACGAGCATAGTTTGTCCTACCTGGAGTTGTTTCGAGCTCTTTCGACAGGTCGAAGTTCGCCGCCATGAATTGTACTATACTGCACGACCGAAGATAGGCTAACAAAGTGAAACCGGATATATCTGAGAAGAAATCAGCCGAGTTCGTAAGCGACTTGACGTTCACCTGTAGAACAAATGATGAATGAAGGCCTAGACCTTATCCGACTTCTTTTATGTTATCGTTAGAAAGCGTccgcatgaaaaataaaaccattacAAATGATATTCAAGCCAGTATTAAACGTCCGTCTGCGACAGGTAGGCCTCTGACACGGTAGACGGGGAATTTCCCAGTTTCTACGAACTAAATTATCAAAGGTTCGTCAAGAGAGGGcgatatacacagtgttcagaCAATGTCGCATTGGATGCACCTTGAGTTCACCTGGTGTTTTCTATCGTTCACGCTTAGTTTTACGTTCGTCCCTTTCGAGTACAAGAGCCCGAGTACAGCCTGGGTGCAACCATAGATAGCTCCCCTCTACTGCCTATGATGTAACCGCGCTAAAACCCTAAACAATGACGAAAAATTACAGAGTGCCCGTGATATGAATTCTGTagtttatttttctattgaaaCAGCGCCCCTGaattcattgcaataaaatgtgaACTCTTCACCCGTGTTTGCAACTCTTGGTCAATACTGCTCAAAACATATTACACTTGACACAAATTCATGGTGGATGTGTCTTTAAATTAATAAGAtttatttctgataaaatttatcataatatatttatTAACCCGAAggttaaaaatttaaaagagTCAAATGTAACAATTAATGTATGTATAAACAACTGTGagatttcaaatgttttcagtCACAACCTTCTCGGTATTGAGATTGACAGTACTCTAAGCTGGGATAATCATGTAAATaagttgtgtaagaaattatcTATGAGAATAGGAGTCTTGCAAAGGCTGCGTCCTTTAACTCCTTATAGTGTCCTTATTTTAGTTTACAATgccacttttctttctttttttgattattGCTGTACTGTATGGGGAAACACCACAAAGAGtaatttacaaagaatttacaggCTTCAGGGTTATTTTAGGTGTTGACATTACAGTTTCTACACGTACACTTTTCTCTCGCCTTCATTGGCTACCCATTAACTTTCGAATTGATTATTTCATTGCTGTAATgacctttaaaatcttgaatgggCTTGCACCTGATTACTTACATCAGTTCCGTTATATCTCTGACGTGAGTAGTATTACTACCCGTAGTTCTAGTAACAGGAATTTATGCGctccaattttcaaaacagcTACTGGACAGAGATCGTTCATTTATCGAGCCACAACTATTTGGAATAATATTCCTATTTCAATCCGAAGTGTTGAAAGACTATCGCAGTTCAAATCTCAATTgcgcaattttctttttcagaaaTTCATTAATGAGGGTTCATCACTGGATTAGATGCTTTCGTtgtatcttttcttttttttcttttgatgtatAATTAATTACTTTGTATTGATTTGTTGCTTTCTTGacgagggctctgatgtaaattacaattcatttgtaactcagattaccctctataaataaagagtaataataataatttgaagtTTCAGTATCAACAGTCCTAAATGAATATTTCAGACTTATAAATGGGCCCATACTCTACGCAACACATATGATGTTCTAGTGTAGATTTGTACAGGTAGTGGCTATTATGTTGTCAAAAACTGCATTTTCTTCTAAACTTCGATAGATGTATATGGGGCTACAAAATTCATTACTTCTCATTGCAATATATGTAGGCCTACGACAAGGCCCAGTAGCTCTACCTTTTGACGATTGTTTTCGACGCTTTTGTTGCGTGATGTGTCAGCAACAGTCTCGAGGTGTACCTCCCCTTCGCGTACAAATATCCAATTCTCAACCAGTCAACCTTGACCGTTTATCTGTATCCTCCATTGTCAGTGTTGATATTCAAATTCAGGTCTGGCTTGGAACTCAACGGTGAAGGATAACGATGCTTTTCACTCACCGAACTGACAAGTTGCACTGACTAACAAAATACTCGGTATTTTAAAATGCCGTTGAGAGGAGACCAATGAACTGTAGTTGATATCTggaacaaaaatacaaacacaaaatgTCAAAGGATACAGTTATTCAAAAGATATAGGCatataaaattttctttatCAGTGACAATCAGTTGATCAGGGACACTATAATTGTGAATTCATCATTTAATTGCATGggtaaggggggggggtcactaaTTTTGACCGAGGTAGTAGCAGATATTGCCCGCCCGTCCCGCCGAAGCTTTTACTTTATTTTAGtctgttttacatttacatgCACTCGGACTCGGAGAAAGTCTATGTAACCTGCTGCGTTGTCTGCCAACTCGAGGATTTCGGCGGCGAAGTACTCGATGACTGCAGCAGAGTGGTAGAATGGAGCACCAGCACCTCCACGCTGGGCAAACTTACTCTTGGATCGGCTCTTTGCCTCACCATTTGCTTTGCCTTCTTTACCACGTCCagacattttgcaaaatctacGACAGAATCTTAAAATAAGACTGCGAATAATTGGCATATGTACTGAAACcgcagtccctccacccacataGAGCATGGATTGTGGATTAAGTATTAAAGCTTCTATCTCCATGGACCAATCAAAAACAAGTAGCTAAATCAATGCAAAGGCAGCTTCTGAAGTGCTAACAACGTCTACATATGAATAGATTATTCCGTCACTAACTTGCTTTCTCGTTAGTTCGCTTCGTTTCGCGCCGAACAAAAACGATTCTTCATTTGCATTTGTTTGATTATAAATAAGCTTCATTTATGCCTGATTGTCATTCTGCTGTTCCCTAGCAAAGTCGATCATACACAATCATGCCTCCAAAGACCAGTGGTAAAGCTGCCAAGAAAGCCGGTGTAAGCAAAGCTGCACGTACTGGAGATAAGAAGAGAAAGAGACGAAGGAAGGAAAGCTATGGTATCTACATCTACAAAGTGTTGAAACAGGTCCACCCCGATACTGGTGTCTCCTCCAAAGCCATGTCGATCATGAACAGCTTTGTCAACGATATCTTCGAGCGTATCGCCGCAGAAGCATCTCGCTTGGCCAACTACAACAAGCGTTCTACCATCACCAGCAGAGAAATCCAGACGGCTGTCCGTCTCATACTGCCAGGTGAGCTTGCCAAGCACGCCGTCAGTGAAGGTACCAAGGCTGTCACCAAGTACACCAGCTCCAAGTAAATCGTATGCCAAGCATACacataccaaacggcccttttcagggccaccacatcctcaaaaaagagaactaccgttcaAAAATGCTGAGCaagctataatatttttatacgTCCACAGTCTCTCCACATGTTGCACTGAGATACATTTATCACTCTTTGCTTACTATGAAGTTATTCTTTGCTAGACTCaattaaaaaacataaaaattaacGATTAAAGGGGCCAGGCACGACAACATATCTCTACCAGCAAAAACTACGTCGTTTGATTCAGTCACTGAAGAAAGAGAAAAGTGAATACACGAATACCATTGCGTTTACCTCCTAtgaggaatggcggccattctgAGTTTCAATATCGGTATGgtataagtaatttgtttctttgctgCAAAAACATGCACGGATATATTTGGAATGGTTAAGATAAATACTTTGGAGCTGAATTTCCAACATTCTGTATTGCACACAATGATTTGAGCTATTACTACAAACGTAAAGGGGGAATTTTTCACTGAGCGAAAAGTATCTTTACAGATAAGTACGCGTACCTTTGAAGGAGCAACACGGAATGTTCTGCACATATCGCATTTTCAATCACCCTGTTCCGATACCAAAAAGACTCTTTCGCCCGCATCAACGGGCAACATAATTAAAACGTCGCTTCTGGACTATCTTGAAATTTCAGAAAGCGACGACATATTTATAGAACTCGATAGCGTTGACTTATCCTTTGGTAGAGGGGAAGATATTCTACATTGCGATCACCCATTCGCTGTTTACACGACCGACTACAAGTCGTGTGCCCATGAACTACAATCATATACCGATTAACACCATCCGCAGTCGACGAAATTTTAATGTAAGGCAAAATTCCATAGCAAATTGCTTTTACTTCAATTCACTGGACTACGTACTTTTTATGGGTTTACatgaattttcattaatttacattCACAAGTGAATGTATATTGTAACGAAAGTGCTCGAAAATGGCGGTACGTGAAGTTGGTTCATCGACCACTGAGTATATTGCAGGCGCTATTCGTCTAGGAAATGCGCAAAAGGATGAAACTCTGTTTCCATCTTCAAAAAATATGCACTAATCCAGCAGGAGGTTAATACTGAAGCAGAGAAGAATGCTGAGTAATTATCTTGAATAATCCTTGGTCACAAAAGGAGTCTAACGATCGGGTGGTTCGACAAGTGACACATTCccggagggactgtgcttatGAGcagctaacgagttatttggtcagggtgataagccccccccccccccccccatggcgATCGTTTTTTTACGTCCTGGTAAATCAtagaaccacggtccctctgtcaCGGACCGCGGTAGAACAAACCACGTTCACTACCCCGTACTAATGAAGGGAATAAGGGAGGGCAATTACAGCTATGACCTGTGAAATGCTATTCAGGTGGTATTCAGAGATAGCGAGGgaaaagtaataggcacacacgcGACAAGGGTAAGTTTtgtacagtaaaacctgtctacACAGAACCTTCCAGGGATTGAGAAAATTGTTAGGTTTGGAGAGGTGTTTGGGTTATGGAGGTCATCTAGAGTAAATTTGAGTTAGGTGCCGAATTGTGTCTTTTCCTCAAAGCCATTTCTAAACTATGTGTATTTCCTATGGAAGCTAAAGTAGCTAAAAACGATAAATACGGCAAAAACCCCTGACAATTATCggtttctaaatagcgttctaaattgAGAAAATATCTATGGTTCAGAAAGTCGGGCCTCAAGTGAAAAACTTTTCCAAAggtatatcggataaaaacaataattatcgctttttaaatagcgttctaaattaagaaaatagctgaagtttagaaagtcgggcctgcAGAGGAAAATACGTTCCAAATATTTATCGGTTAAAAAACGATAAtggctttctaaatagcgttctagatttagaaaatagctgtggTTTAGAATGTCGGGCctcaagtgaaaaaaaaatagtatagTATGGGGTATATTGGAAAATCTGGAATAGGGACAACTTTATTCTTTGTAGTCAAACTCGACTCCGAGAGGTTCTGCCGAACATTGTTAACCTCTGTGTCATTAGTTGTATGTCAGGAAGGAGAAACTACTGTAATACTGTGAATTTTCACTTCGAAGAGTAAATTTTAAAGAGAGTATCCAGAATTAGCTACCGGTCACTTCAGCGGTGTCGCAGTGAAAGTGGTCGACATTGACTATGCGTTAATTATGGTCACCGATTGGAAAAAGCACAACTACTGTTATAGGATGGTATGAATACGgcagttctctttttggaaaatgtggtggccctgaaaaggaccgtttgGTATGGGCTGTTTTGTTTGTGATCTAGCCACCGAAACCGTACAGAGTACGGCCCTGGCGTTTCAGAGCGTAGACCACATCCATGGCGGTGACGGTCTTTCTCTTGGCGTGCTCGGTGTAGGTGACGGCATCACGgatgaccatggaggtaggaagagacctCCTACCTCCATGGGATGACGTTCTCCAAGAAGACCTTGAGTACACCGCGAGTTTCTTCGTAGATGAGACCAGAGATACGCTTGACACCACCACGACGAGCCAGGCGACGGATAGCTGGCTTGGTGATACCCTGGATGTTATCTCGCAGAACCTTACGATGACGCTTGGCGCCTCCTTTTCCCAGACCTTTCCCTCCTTTACCACGACCAGACATGTTTGCAGATTGAATTCAGAATGCCTTTGATAAAATTCGACACCTTTATATCGGGTAGCCGCGAACGTAGTAGAAAACACGGTCAGTATATTAAATCAACTTCGATGATTTCCTCGCTATTGTTTGTTATTGAACAATGGATAAACTACAAAGATGAACTTTGCATGTGTTGATATGGGCGGGTTTGTTGGATGTTTGGCTACATCGATCGAAGAAAACCAAGGTGGTCTTGTAGAGTCTAGAAAGAGGCAATTTCACCCAATGTGTAAAACAGCAcaatatattttttatgaaaatcagatTTTTTTTCGGGAAATGAAAAGATGAAGTTTTTGCTAGATTGACATATACATTTAGTTTATTTATCGACACATCAGGTGATCATCCAATATGCGTGCAATTTATTTACCGAAACCTTTCAGGCTTCATGCCTTGACATGTTCTGCACCTTGGATTTGCGTATCGAAAGACCACCCTGAGATCACACCTGACATGACTGTAAAACTAATGAattttaatatatgtaaatgcgacTTTTACACACCACACATAATTATAAACCCTTGCATTTGTGAGCAAAGTAGGACGCCGTAGTTAGTCTACGAAGGAAACACTCTGTATCGGCTTGCCTGTACGTCCTTCCGTCACCACCGTATTTTTCCTCCGCCTCATTTTTGACTGAATCGAAGAAATTCATTGTGCTTTTGTAAATTTGATCGTTGGTCGATTGTTAACATCGGGAGAAGCAATCGCGTTTATTGCGACGTAATTGAGGAAAGTCTTAAAATTAAAGGAAATAAATATTTACTAGTCTGGGTGCAGTGTAAGATTTGATGTTTTGTCGTTATTTGCTGGGAAAAGCCATAGACAGTCTCGCTTCAGCTGTCGACGTCTACGGAAAAGCGAACCTAAAGTAGTATCCGTGGTTTTTGTAACAATAGGCACAGAAGCGTCCCCACATCGTCACTGCATATTTTCACATGTGATTTACGCCGTTTAATGTCGTTGTGCTTTTCATCCTCGAGATCTTCACTGTTCGCAGTAAcctatttttcaatattttgttgtttttttaaagttCAGTGTCTCCTTCAGTTCACAGATCATATGAAGTTTGTGAACATCTTGTGAACATTTAGCCTGTTTATGTTCAATGCTCGATGCCATTCTTGGCACGGTTACTCTCCCCGTACCGCCATGCTCCAGGCCCTACGGGCCGAAAGTTAGGACACTTGTATCGTTTTAAAGTGTCAACGAGGGAATACGTTctgtatgcgcatgcgtagccATAGCCTCTGACGTCAGACACAGTCAGGTACTGTGGCCATAGACTACGGCGGGTTGTCCTGGGCAGTGGTCCAGCGCATTTCACTCTGAACTAAGCGTCCAGAAAATCGTAAATTAATCATAATTTTGAGGGATATTAAAGTTCGGAGGATGAACATTTGTGGTGGTAGAATATCGAAAATTCCTATCATTATATGAATTTCTGTCGGCGAATAATCGACACCGGCATTTTGTATGTACGACGGTAGCTTTGTTGATCACTGTATTCATTGCATCGGTATCATATTTCGAACCATTGAAATCTCGAGGCgctattttaaaaatattcatcttagaattgtacatgtagtttgtgtCTGTTTCGATTGCTTTGTTGcatattttaagatttttggTCTCTTACTGTCACACCTATTATAGCCGATGATGTCGATCTCcgccagttttttttttctagcgCATCAGACTTTTAATAACTGACGAAAGTATCAACTACCATACGTCGATGTGCTAATATAATGAATCGCTCAATTGATGTTTTAAAATTACTGATTACGACATCGTTTGCGTAATTTTCTTGTCCTTAAAAAGGCGATCGATTTTGAGATCGTAATATCAAACTCTGGCTTGGTCTTTCAAAATGGCGACGATACTTCTAACCTAGGATACTCATTCagaaattgtacaaatttgtttGTATGGATCATTTCAAACATTCACTTCAATGCCTAAGCTATATTTTATTTGGC is a window from the Ptychodera flava strain L36383 chromosome 11, AS_Pfla_20210202, whole genome shotgun sequence genome containing:
- the LOC139143767 gene encoding histone H2B, gonadal-like → MPPKTSGKAAKKAGVSKAARTGDKKRKRRRKESYGIYIYKVLKQVHPDTGVSSKAMSIMNSFVNDIFERIAAEASRLANYNKRSTITSREIQTAVRLILPGELAKHAVSEGTKAVTKYTSSK